From the Lathyrus oleraceus cultivar Zhongwan6 chromosome 4, CAAS_Psat_ZW6_1.0, whole genome shotgun sequence genome, one window contains:
- the LOC127075077 gene encoding uncharacterized protein LOC127075077: MMGESEGTKFGLDVRKNEKDGFKKRLNPAISKLFVQLPHKFQNVVKNQLSRLAKHEGMNWGRSVQRHGSGTFTVSEAELNEQLQAWKENPSWVDKPSEIKVTVPKGSLCNLNVEVDVGFPPDAVYNIVTDPDNRRVFKNIKEVISRKVLVDEGHRQVVDLEQAAIWKFLWWSGTISINVLVDQNRNDYSMKFKQTKTGFMRKFEGHWRVEPLFVDEATCYPFKPLTKEDYNMCTRGKGRIGSKVRLEQILQPAIVPPPPISWYLRGITAKTTEMLITDLQAETARIRGGYETEKSKEEIQEKTDKSFDLVANTNDIKERWSLRRKNAKQSHRRLIDC; the protein is encoded by the exons ATGATGGGCGAGTCAGAGGGTACAAAGTTCGGCTTAGATGTCAGGAAGAATGAAAAAGATGGGTTTAAAAAAAGATTGAATCCTGCAATATCTAAACTTTTTGTACAGCTCCCTCACAAGTTTCAAAATGTTGTAAAG AATCAGCTGAGTAGATTAGCAAAACACGAGGGAATGAACTGGGGGAGATCTGTTCAGAGACATGGAAGTGGAACTTTTACTGTTTCTGAAGCTGAACTGAATGAGCAACTGCAAGCATGGAAAGAAAATCCTTCTTGGGTTGATAAGCCATCAGAAATAAAG GTGACTGTTCCCAAAGGCTCTCTTTGTAACCTCAATGTAGAAGTTGATGTTGGTTTTCCCCCTGATGCAGTATATAATATAGTAACAGATCCTGACAATAGAAGAGTTTTCAAAAATATCAAA GAAGTTATATCCAGGAAAGTTTTGGTTGATGAGGGTCATAGACAAGTGGTTGATCTTGAACAAGCAGCTATTTGGAAATTTCTTTGGTGGTCTGGAACTATTTCAATAAATGTTTTGGTTgatcaaaacagaaatgactaCTCT atgaagttcaagcAAACCAAGACAGGATTCATGAGAAAATTTGAGGGCCACTGGAGAGTCGAGCCTTTATTTGTCGATGAAGCAACCTGTTATCCCTTTAAACCCTTAACAAAAGAAGACTATAACATGTGTACAAGAGGCAAAGGAAGAATCGGGTCTAAAGTTCGTCTAGAACAAATACTTCAACCTGCGATTGTCCCTCCACCTCCCATATCATGGTATCTGAGAGGAATCACTGCCAAGACAACTGAAATGCTTATAACTGATTTGCAAGCAGAAACTGCCAGAATCAGAGGAGGATATGAGACTGAAAAGTCCAAGGAAGAAATTCAAGAAAAAACGGATAAAAGTTTTGACCTGGTTGCTAACACAAATGACATTAAAGAGAGATGGAGTTTACGGAGAAAAAATGCGAAGCAGAGTCATAGAAGACTGATAGACTGCTAA